The following nucleotide sequence is from Pseudobutyrivibrio ruminis HUN009.
AACTCGTGGCGTTCAAGAATCATCTCTGCAATGGCCTTGCCTTCATCTGTCAGATATATGTAACCTGCATCTGTAACAGTGATATGATTCTTTTCACGAAGGTTCTTCATAGCGATGCTGACTGATGACTTTTTGAAGTTCAATTCATTAGCAACATCTACCGAGCGAACAACTGGTAATTTCTTGCTGAGCATAAGTATAGTCTCAAGATAATTTTCTGCTGATTCGTTTACAAAAGTTCTCAAAACAACTCCTCCTAAACTAAATGGATTTTGAAATAAAATTTCAGTTGCACACAATCCACTTCACATAAACCTTATCATAAAACTTACCTCAGTGCAACTCATTAAACTAAAGTTAGTTTACACTAACTATTATATTATTTCAAGCATTCTAAATCAAATCTTAAACTTTTATTAAATACTATTCCAAAGTGTTGACGAACCCTATTTTAACAGTTAAAGTGCAACTAAACAACAACGGATTTATATCCGACACGAGGAGGCCAAAATGAACGATTTCAGATATAAAATGGCACAGTTTTTCTCAGGCAGAACAGGCGTAGATGCACTTGGCAGAACAGTCACATGGATTGCTCTCATTCTTATGTTTCTCACCATGATTACGGGTTCAAATATTTTATATCTGATAGCTATGGCTTGTCTCGTATATAGTATTTGGCGCATGCTTTCAAAGAACTATCAGAAACGTTATTACGAGAATCAAAAGTTCCTTGAAAAGACAGCAGGCATAAGAAGAAAGTTTTCCGGTTTTCCTTATAAAGCAAAAACATTCTTCTCTCGCACAAAGGCAAACTATGAGCAGCGTAAGGTATATGCGATTTTCAAATGCCCATGCTGCAAGCAAAAGCTTCGTGCTCCAAGAGGTAGAGGTAAAATACAAGTAACATGTAGTAAGTGTCACGCTCAATTTATTAAAAGGGTATAGATAAGGTATCGATTTTGTTTGGATATATAAATGCTGATATAAAGCAGCTTTCAGAGGATGACAAAAAAATATATCAACAATTCTACTGTGGATTGTGTCATCAGCTTGGCAAGGAGGCCGGGTTCAAGGGACAACTCTTGCTCAACTACGACCTTTGCTTTCTAGCTATACTTCTGCAAAGCCTGTATGAGCCTGATCTTAATAAAGACACTCATCGTTGCTTAATACATCCATTCAAGGTCAAAGACTTCTATAATAGCGAAGCCATTCAGTATGCTGCTGATATGGACATCATTCTCTCATATCACAGTCTTATGGATAATTATAAAGATGACAATTCCAAGATTTCAAAGCTGGCAGCTGATAGTCTAAAAAAAGACTACAATCGCATCAAGGATAAATATCCAAAGCAAACTGCTGCTGTTGAAAAATATATAGCGCAGCTTTCAGCTGCAGAAAAAGCCCGCGAAACCAATATTGATAAGGTTTCCAGCTACACAGGCGAAATGCTTGGTACACTTATGAATTGGAAGGATGACGATTGGAGTTGTACCCT
It contains:
- a CDS encoding metal-dependent transcriptional regulator, with product MRTFVNESAENYLETILMLSKKLPVVRSVDVANELNFKKSSVSIAMKNLREKNHITVTDAGYIYLTDEGKAIAEMILERHEFFTDVLVKLGVDEEIASEDACRIEHVLSKESFKAIKDYAEKNILK
- a CDS encoding DUF5685 family protein, whose amino-acid sequence is MFGYINADIKQLSEDDKKIYQQFYCGLCHQLGKEAGFKGQLLLNYDLCFLAILLQSLYEPDLNKDTHRCLIHPFKVKDFYNSEAIQYAADMDIILSYHSLMDNYKDDNSKISKLAADSLKKDYNRIKDKYPKQTAAVEKYIAQLSAAEKARETNIDKVSSYTGEMLGTLMNWKDDDWSCTLHCMGFHMGKFIYIIDAYEDLKKDEKNGNYNPLSFMKKESPKEFETFVRINLTSLMAECAKSFERLPIVENADILRNIIYTGVWTKYEYLQIKKNTPKEKP